One Elusimicrobiota bacterium genomic region harbors:
- a CDS encoding diaminopimelate decarboxylase codes for ELFIKLQHAGINIEYLDIGGGLGIKYHNEIPPAPGALAKEVLALLKPLNVKLILEPGRYIVGNAGSLITKVTFTKKSGHKNFLIVDAGMNDLIRPALYEAYHEILPVRQIPGSKKVFDIVGPICETADFFGKTRHLPDIKQGALIAIMCAGAYGFSMSSQYNSRPRAAEVLVDKNSWKIIRKRETYKDLI; via the coding sequence GAACTTTTTATCAAACTTCAACACGCAGGGATAAACATTGAATATTTAGATATCGGCGGCGGCTTAGGTATTAAATATCATAACGAAATCCCGCCTGCGCCTGGCGCTCTTGCAAAAGAAGTACTTGCTCTGCTGAAACCCTTGAATGTAAAACTTATTCTTGAGCCAGGAAGATATATTGTCGGCAATGCCGGCTCGCTCATAACAAAAGTTACATTTACTAAAAAGAGCGGACATAAAAACTTTTTGATTGTTGACGCAGGCATGAACGATTTAATAAGGCCTGCGCTTTATGAAGCTTACCACGAAATCCTGCCGGTACGGCAAATTCCGGGAAGTAAAAAAGTGTTTGACATAGTAGGGCCTATATGCGAAACAGCTGATTTTTTCGGCAAAACAAGACACTTGCCTGATATCAAACAGGGCGCTCTAATTGCCATTATGTGCGCAGGCGCTTATGGTTTTTCTATGTCGTCGCAGTATAATTCAAGGCCAAGAGCAGCAGAAGTTTTGGTTGATAAAAATAGCTGGAAAATAATAAGAAAACGCGAAACGTATAAAGATTTAATATAA